A region from the Geobacter benzoatilyticus genome encodes:
- a CDS encoding CoB--CoM heterodisulfide reductase iron-sulfur subunit B family protein — protein MEQTLSYSYYPGCSLHASAKEYDESTRGLFKALGIGLKEVPDWLCCGATPAHNVDELLSLSLCAKNLALADGVEGDLAVACAACFSRLKVTQHHLTDNETKRKQVEYAIDGTVNLHKPIKHLLEILAKDFGLERLAGAVQKPLSGLKVACYYGCLLTRPPEVPQLDCVEAPTIMERVIGAVGAETVGWSHRMECCGANFTLSRPGVVLKLSGSILDSAKAAGADCLMVACPLCHGNLDIRQKEIEEATGKRFGMPVFYMTQLLALAVGAAPGKLGFDSMIVNPLPLLKEKGLV, from the coding sequence ATGGAACAAACTCTTTCTTACTCCTACTATCCGGGCTGCTCGCTGCATGCCTCGGCCAAGGAATACGACGAATCGACCCGGGGGCTCTTCAAGGCCCTGGGAATCGGCCTCAAGGAAGTGCCTGACTGGCTCTGCTGCGGTGCCACTCCGGCCCACAACGTGGATGAGTTGCTGTCGCTCTCCCTGTGCGCCAAAAACCTGGCCCTGGCCGACGGGGTGGAAGGAGACCTGGCCGTGGCCTGCGCCGCCTGCTTCTCGCGGCTGAAGGTCACCCAGCACCACCTGACCGACAACGAAACCAAGCGCAAACAGGTGGAATACGCCATCGACGGAACCGTCAACCTGCACAAGCCGATCAAACACCTGCTGGAGATCCTGGCAAAGGACTTCGGCCTCGAACGTCTCGCCGGCGCCGTGCAGAAGCCACTTTCCGGCCTCAAGGTCGCCTGCTACTACGGCTGCCTCCTGACCCGCCCACCTGAGGTACCGCAGCTGGACTGCGTTGAGGCCCCCACCATCATGGAGCGGGTCATCGGCGCCGTGGGGGCGGAAACCGTTGGGTGGAGCCACCGGATGGAGTGCTGCGGCGCCAACTTCACCCTCTCGCGGCCGGGAGTGGTCCTGAAACTCTCCGGCAGTATCCTCGATTCCGCCAAGGCCGCCGGCGCCGACTGCCTCATGGTCGCCTGCCCCCTGTGCCACGGCAACCTGGACATCCGGCAGAAGGAGATCGAAGAGGCCACGGGTAAGCGCTTCGGCATGCCGGTCTTCTACATGACCCAACTCCTGGCCCTGGCCGTGGGAGCGGCGCCGGGGAAACTGGGCTTTGACAGCATGATCGTGAATCCGCTGCCGCTGCTGAAGGAAAAAGGATTAGTGTAA
- a CDS encoding 4Fe-4S dicluster domain-containing protein — protein MKHSAMHLSTETMNPDFVKKVEALSGSSVRRCFQCGKCSAGCPMRSFMEHPPNRIVRFLQLGQYERVLAGRSIWYCASCETCTTRCPNKVDLASIMDALRKCAWDAKGPSKESYVQLANRLFIENIRTYGRQYEMRLAAVFNVKSGQFLKDLMLGPKLITRGKLKVFHQKNRNQAEIEQIFKRIEEMRRKGEAP, from the coding sequence ATGAAACACTCCGCAATGCATCTTTCCACCGAGACGATGAATCCAGACTTCGTAAAGAAAGTCGAAGCCCTGTCGGGGAGTTCGGTGCGCCGCTGTTTCCAGTGCGGCAAGTGCTCGGCCGGCTGCCCCATGCGCTCTTTCATGGAGCACCCCCCCAACCGGATCGTCCGGTTCCTGCAACTGGGGCAGTACGAGCGGGTTCTGGCGGGGCGCAGCATCTGGTACTGCGCCTCGTGCGAGACCTGCACCACCCGCTGTCCCAACAAGGTGGACCTGGCGTCGATAATGGATGCCCTGCGCAAGTGCGCCTGGGACGCCAAGGGGCCGTCCAAGGAATCCTACGTGCAGCTGGCCAACCGGCTCTTCATCGAAAACATCCGCACCTACGGCCGCCAGTACGAGATGCGGCTCGCCGCCGTCTTCAACGTAAAGAGCGGCCAGTTCCTCAAGGATCTCATGCTGGGCCCCAAACTCATCACCAGGGGAAAGCTCAAGGTTTTCCACCAGAAGAACCGCAACCAGGCCGAGATCGAGCAGATCTTCAAGCGGATCGAGGAAATGCGCAGAAAAGGGGAGGCGCCGTAA
- the recR gene encoding recombination mediator RecR, which translates to MLQSSNSFMRLLAELQKLPGVGEKTALRLAFHLLKSPENIAALADSLGDVLTRVRFCSVCFGITEEDPCHICSSDRDETSLCIVEEPQDLLAVERTRAFRGRYHVLQGALSPLNGVTPDRLRIAELMRRLEGGDVREVVIATNFSVEGEATALYLARQIKPLGIRVTRLAHGIPLGSDLEYVDAATVQRALEGRSEL; encoded by the coding sequence ATGCTACAGTCATCAAACTCTTTTATGCGGCTTCTTGCGGAGCTGCAGAAATTGCCCGGTGTTGGCGAGAAAACCGCGTTACGTCTTGCCTTTCATCTGTTGAAATCCCCGGAAAACATCGCGGCGTTGGCCGACAGCCTTGGCGACGTGTTGACTCGGGTGCGATTCTGCTCCGTATGTTTCGGCATTACCGAGGAGGATCCCTGCCATATTTGCAGCAGCGATCGGGACGAAACGTCTCTCTGTATTGTGGAAGAGCCCCAGGATCTCCTGGCGGTGGAAAGGACCCGGGCCTTTCGGGGACGCTATCACGTCCTTCAGGGGGCCCTGTCGCCGTTGAACGGCGTTACTCCGGACCGGCTCCGCATCGCCGAGTTGATGCGGAGGCTTGAGGGGGGGGACGTTCGGGAGGTGGTCATCGCCACCAACTTTTCTGTTGAGGGGGAGGCGACGGCGCTCTATCTGGCGCGGCAGATCAAGCCGCTCGGCATAAGGGTTACACGCCTTGCCCATGGCATCCCGCTTGGCAGCGACCTGGAATATGTGGATGCTGCGACGGTCCAGCGGGCACTTGAGGGGCGCAGCGAGTTGTAA
- a CDS encoding ABC transporter ATP-binding protein — protein MRRCRRTYILGAVCLLGTNAFALLVPWLLKLAVESLRNPSAASRSATWYGGAIIGAALIHGVIRIFSRTTLLHAARRIEYAIREDLYVKLLSLDMPYFEGGRTGDLMSRFANDLTNIRMLLGFGVLNIINTALIYVSAIALMARINPSLTLWAVVPFPLMIIAAKGITRRMFHHSRRAQEELAHLTSQAEESIAAAVVVRSYCREDATVAAFEEIGRRYLRRNMTMARLRGFLLPIMAATSALGTLIVLFLGGQRVIGGAMTLGDFVAFNGYLAMLVWPTIIFGWILNLIQRGAASMARLNEVFDAVPRVTEPEEPAGAWPLRGEIELRDVRFSYGTAGVASPPVLDGVSLTVSAGSSLGIVGAVGSGKSTLVRLLARLYPIPDGRIFLDGTDVNRMPLSRLRSAIGFVPQESFLFSRTVRENIAYGKEGATSEEIEAAARLASLDGDVLRFADGYETVVGERGVTLSGGQKQRTAIARALLKNPAVLILDDPLSAVDAQTEDAILESLSGYWGDRTVVIVSHRLSAVRECDRIIVLKDGVIAEQGSHDDLLARNGLYGAMWREQQIQREIASL, from the coding sequence ATGCGGAGATGCCGCCGGACATATATTCTCGGTGCCGTCTGCCTGCTCGGGACCAATGCCTTTGCCCTTCTCGTCCCGTGGCTTCTGAAGCTGGCAGTGGAAAGTCTCCGCAATCCCTCTGCCGCTTCCCGCTCCGCAACCTGGTACGGAGGCGCCATTATCGGCGCTGCCCTTATCCATGGCGTGATCCGGATTTTTTCCCGGACGACCTTGCTCCATGCCGCCCGCCGCATCGAGTATGCCATCAGGGAAGACCTCTACGTAAAGCTGCTCTCCCTGGACATGCCTTACTTCGAGGGGGGGCGGACCGGCGATCTCATGTCCCGCTTCGCCAACGACCTTACCAATATCAGGATGCTCCTCGGCTTCGGAGTTCTGAACATCATCAATACCGCCCTCATCTACGTGTCGGCCATTGCGCTCATGGCGCGCATCAACCCGTCCCTCACGCTTTGGGCCGTTGTTCCGTTTCCCCTGATGATTATTGCCGCCAAAGGAATCACCCGCCGAATGTTTCATCATTCCAGGCGGGCGCAGGAGGAGTTGGCGCACCTCACCAGCCAGGCGGAAGAGAGCATTGCCGCCGCCGTGGTGGTGCGCTCGTACTGCCGCGAAGATGCGACGGTTGCAGCCTTCGAGGAAATAGGGCGCCGCTACCTGCGTCGCAATATGACCATGGCGCGCCTTCGGGGGTTCTTGCTGCCCATTATGGCCGCTACTTCGGCCCTCGGCACCCTTATCGTCCTGTTTCTGGGGGGGCAGCGGGTTATCGGCGGTGCCATGACCCTGGGGGACTTTGTTGCTTTCAACGGCTATCTGGCAATGCTGGTTTGGCCCACAATCATCTTTGGCTGGATCCTTAACCTGATCCAGCGGGGTGCCGCGTCCATGGCTCGTCTCAACGAGGTGTTCGATGCCGTTCCCCGCGTCACGGAACCTGAGGAGCCCGCCGGTGCGTGGCCTCTGCGAGGGGAGATCGAGCTGCGGGATGTGAGGTTTTCCTACGGAACGGCGGGCGTCGCTTCGCCGCCGGTTCTCGACGGGGTTTCGCTTACCGTTTCCGCAGGCTCCAGCCTTGGCATCGTGGGGGCGGTGGGAAGCGGCAAGTCGACGCTGGTGCGCCTTCTGGCAAGGCTCTACCCGATTCCGGACGGCCGGATCTTTCTTGACGGTACAGACGTCAACCGGATGCCATTGTCTCGGCTTCGGAGCGCCATCGGTTTCGTCCCCCAGGAGAGTTTTCTTTTCTCCCGTACCGTGCGCGAGAATATCGCCTACGGCAAAGAAGGGGCCACCAGTGAGGAGATTGAGGCGGCCGCGCGTTTGGCTAGTCTCGATGGGGATGTGCTTCGCTTCGCTGACGGCTACGAAACCGTTGTGGGGGAGCGGGGGGTGACTCTCTCCGGTGGCCAGAAGCAGCGCACGGCCATTGCCAGGGCGCTGCTCAAGAACCCGGCTGTTCTGATTCTCGACGATCCTCTCTCGGCGGTGGACGCCCAAACCGAGGACGCGATCCTGGAGAGCCTGTCGGGCTATTGGGGCGACCGGACCGTTGTCATCGTATCCCATCGCCTTTCGGCGGTGCGGGAGTGCGACCGGATCATCGTGCTGAAGGATGGCGTGATCGCCGAACAGGGGAGCCATGACGACCTTCTCGCCCGCAATGGCCTTTATGGGGCAATGTGGCGCGAACAGCAGATTCAACGGGAGATAGCCAGTCTGTAA
- a CDS encoding YbaB/EbfC family nucleoid-associated protein yields MSKGLAGIMKQAQMMQQKMARLQEEAAKQTAEATAGGGAVTAVVSGKNQLLSLSIKPEAVDPNDVEMLQDLIVAAVNEALKKVQAQFSEEMGKITGGLNIPGLF; encoded by the coding sequence ATGTCCAAAGGTTTGGCAGGTATCATGAAGCAAGCCCAGATGATGCAGCAGAAGATGGCGAGATTACAGGAAGAAGCGGCGAAGCAGACTGCCGAGGCGACGGCCGGAGGCGGCGCGGTTACTGCGGTGGTAAGCGGCAAAAATCAGCTTCTTTCGCTCTCCATAAAGCCTGAAGCGGTTGATCCGAACGATGTCGAGATGCTTCAGGACCTGATTGTCGCGGCAGTAAACGAAGCCCTCAAGAAGGTGCAGGCGCAGTTCTCGGAAGAGATGGGCAAGATCACGGGCGGACTGAATATCCCAGGCCTCTTTTAA
- a CDS encoding CoB--CoM heterodisulfide reductase iron-sulfur subunit A family protein, which produces MSRIGVFVCHCGENIARTVDVERVAAKAAQLPGVAYATDYKYMCSDPGQSLLKKAVAEHGLDGIVVAACSPRMHEKTFRNAAKSAGLNPFLCEMANIREHCSWVHEDKEEATAKAGNIVEMMVARVKKDKRLVPITVPVTKRALVIGGGIAGIQAALDIADTGHQVVLVEREPSIGGHMAQLSETFPTLDCSQCIMTPKMVDAANHPNITLHTYSEIEAVDGYIGNFQVTVRKKARSVIEEKCTGCGVCSAKCPQKKIPNAFDKNLGTRPAIYVPFPQAVPNTPVIDREHCTYFKSGKCGVCAKVCGPQAVDYTQEDQLITEPVGAIVVATGFELYSISEKPKGSPIKGYGEFGHGTIPDVIDGLTFERLASASGPTGGKILRPSDGKEPKQVVFVQCVGSRAREKGISYCSKICCMYTAKHTMLYKHKIHDGQAYVFFMDARTPGKSYDEFWRRAVEEEEAVYIRGMVSRLYQKGDKVVVMGSDISVGVQVEIEADLVVLATAVQPRTGADTLAQKLGISYDSYHFYSEAHAKLKPVECATAGIYLAGACQGPKDIPDTVSQASAAAAKVMTLFARDELEREPIVAKVNERNCVACLACKKVCPYGAVEEKEIRDRQGNLIRTVAYVNPGVCGGCGTCQATCPSKSVELDGYTDEQIMAMIEAL; this is translated from the coding sequence ATGTCCCGAATCGGCGTATTCGTCTGCCACTGCGGCGAGAACATAGCGAGAACCGTTGACGTGGAACGGGTGGCGGCCAAGGCGGCGCAACTGCCCGGCGTCGCCTATGCCACCGACTACAAGTACATGTGCTCCGACCCCGGCCAGAGCCTCCTTAAAAAGGCCGTGGCCGAGCATGGCCTTGACGGCATCGTCGTGGCAGCCTGCAGTCCGCGCATGCACGAAAAGACCTTCCGCAACGCCGCCAAGAGCGCGGGGCTTAACCCCTTCCTCTGCGAGATGGCCAACATCCGGGAGCACTGCTCCTGGGTCCACGAGGACAAAGAGGAGGCCACCGCCAAGGCCGGCAACATCGTCGAAATGATGGTGGCCCGGGTCAAGAAGGACAAACGGCTCGTCCCCATCACCGTGCCGGTCACCAAGCGGGCGCTCGTCATCGGCGGGGGAATCGCCGGAATCCAGGCGGCCCTGGACATCGCCGACACCGGCCACCAGGTGGTGCTCGTGGAGCGGGAGCCCTCCATCGGCGGCCACATGGCCCAGCTCTCCGAAACCTTCCCGACCCTTGACTGCTCCCAGTGCATCATGACCCCCAAGATGGTGGATGCCGCCAACCACCCGAACATCACCCTCCACACCTATTCCGAAATCGAGGCGGTTGACGGCTATATCGGCAACTTCCAGGTCACTGTCCGCAAGAAGGCACGGAGCGTCATCGAGGAAAAGTGCACCGGCTGCGGCGTCTGCTCCGCCAAGTGCCCCCAGAAGAAGATCCCCAACGCTTTTGACAAGAACCTGGGCACCCGCCCCGCCATCTACGTCCCGTTCCCCCAGGCGGTCCCCAACACCCCGGTCATCGACCGGGAACACTGCACGTACTTCAAGAGCGGCAAGTGCGGCGTCTGCGCCAAGGTCTGCGGCCCCCAGGCCGTGGACTACACCCAGGAGGACCAGCTCATTACCGAGCCCGTCGGAGCCATCGTGGTGGCCACCGGGTTCGAGCTCTACAGCATCAGCGAGAAGCCGAAAGGCTCCCCCATCAAGGGGTACGGCGAATTCGGCCACGGCACCATCCCCGACGTCATCGACGGCCTCACCTTCGAGCGGCTGGCCTCGGCCAGCGGCCCCACCGGCGGCAAGATCCTCCGCCCCTCCGACGGCAAGGAGCCCAAGCAGGTGGTCTTTGTCCAGTGCGTGGGAAGCCGGGCACGGGAGAAGGGGATCAGCTACTGCTCCAAGATCTGCTGCATGTACACCGCCAAGCACACCATGCTCTACAAGCACAAGATCCACGACGGCCAGGCCTACGTCTTTTTCATGGACGCCCGGACGCCGGGGAAGAGCTACGACGAGTTCTGGCGCCGGGCGGTGGAGGAAGAGGAGGCGGTCTACATCCGGGGGATGGTGAGCCGGCTCTACCAGAAGGGGGACAAGGTGGTGGTCATGGGGAGCGACATCTCCGTGGGGGTCCAGGTGGAGATCGAGGCGGACCTGGTGGTCCTGGCCACCGCGGTGCAGCCCCGGACCGGCGCCGACACCCTGGCCCAGAAGCTCGGCATCTCCTACGACAGCTACCACTTTTACTCCGAGGCCCACGCCAAGCTGAAGCCCGTGGAGTGCGCCACCGCCGGGATCTATCTGGCCGGGGCCTGCCAGGGGCCGAAAGACATCCCCGACACCGTGAGCCAGGCCAGCGCCGCCGCGGCGAAAGTCATGACCCTCTTTGCCCGGGATGAACTGGAGCGGGAGCCCATCGTCGCCAAGGTGAACGAACGAAACTGTGTCGCCTGCCTCGCCTGCAAGAAGGTCTGCCCCTACGGCGCCGTGGAGGAGAAGGAAATCCGCGACCGGCAGGGGAACCTGATCCGGACCGTGGCCTATGTGAATCCCGGAGTCTGCGGCGGCTGCGGCACCTGCCAGGCCACCTGCCCGTCCAAATCGGTGGAACTTGACGGGTATACCGATGAACAGATCATGGCCATGATAGAAGCGCTGTGA
- the dnaX gene encoding DNA polymerase III subunit gamma/tau — translation MSYLVLARKWRPQTFSDLTGQEHVSQTLQNAIDSGRIAHAFLFTGARGVGKTSSARILAKALTCEQGMSPEPCNVCSACTEITAGTAVDVLEIDGASNTGVDDIRELRENVKYLPSRLRYKIFIIDEVHMLSTSAFNALLKTLEEPPPHVKFIFATTEPHKVPITILSRCQRFDFRRIPLGKVVGRLRHIVDQEGITISDEALTMVARKGDGSMRDSLSVLDQVLAFCGDQVRDEEVVSLLGVVDRRLLLDATAAVFGRDTRAALGIVARVDEFGYNMRQFCGELIDHLRNMLIIKAVGDASDLVDLSEAELAVLRQQVDSVPLDDLQRHLAVLLRADGELAHASFPRLILEMALVKMATLAPAVPVDELLEQLKKIEEGGAGGVADARAQWRPAPQAQHAPSAPVSSNRPAGRQAEETPPAPVRRREEAKPAAEPRRTGDEWADFVALVRGEKPRLGSMLEQGSPLAVSAARLEIGFPEGSFALASLRDNDSREALKGLACRFFKGEPELVFRTIAPGTDEAPPNLLEKKRVENERRQSDLNQVAISHPAVTEALDVFGGTVADVVSLERKE, via the coding sequence TTGTCCTATCTCGTTCTTGCACGAAAATGGCGTCCCCAGACCTTTAGCGACCTTACCGGCCAGGAGCATGTCAGCCAGACTCTCCAGAATGCCATCGATTCCGGCCGCATCGCCCATGCGTTTCTCTTTACCGGCGCCCGTGGGGTCGGGAAGACCTCTTCCGCCCGCATCCTGGCCAAGGCCCTGACCTGCGAGCAGGGGATGAGCCCCGAGCCGTGCAACGTCTGCTCCGCCTGCACGGAGATCACCGCCGGCACCGCCGTGGATGTCCTTGAGATCGACGGTGCTTCCAATACCGGTGTCGACGACATCCGGGAATTGCGGGAAAACGTCAAGTACCTCCCGTCCCGTCTCCGATACAAGATCTTCATCATCGACGAAGTCCACATGCTCTCCACTAGCGCCTTCAACGCCCTGTTGAAGACCCTCGAAGAGCCGCCGCCCCATGTCAAATTCATATTCGCCACCACAGAGCCCCACAAGGTGCCGATTACCATCCTTTCCCGCTGTCAGAGGTTCGACTTCCGGAGGATACCCCTCGGCAAAGTGGTGGGTCGCCTGCGCCATATCGTGGATCAGGAGGGGATCACCATCAGCGATGAAGCCCTGACCATGGTTGCCCGAAAGGGGGACGGGAGCATGCGTGACTCCCTCTCCGTGCTGGACCAGGTTCTGGCCTTCTGCGGCGATCAGGTGCGGGATGAGGAGGTGGTGAGCCTCCTTGGGGTCGTGGACCGGCGGCTTTTGCTGGATGCCACGGCGGCGGTCTTTGGCCGGGACACCCGTGCCGCCCTCGGCATCGTGGCACGGGTGGACGAGTTCGGCTACAATATGCGCCAGTTTTGCGGCGAACTGATTGATCATCTCCGCAATATGCTGATTATTAAAGCGGTTGGCGATGCTTCCGATCTTGTGGATCTTTCGGAGGCGGAGCTGGCGGTCCTGCGGCAACAGGTGGACAGCGTACCCCTCGATGACCTCCAAAGGCACCTGGCCGTGCTGCTTCGGGCCGATGGGGAGCTGGCTCATGCCTCATTTCCCCGGCTCATTCTGGAGATGGCTCTTGTGAAGATGGCCACCCTGGCGCCTGCGGTTCCGGTTGACGAGCTGCTGGAGCAGTTGAAGAAAATCGAAGAGGGGGGCGCCGGTGGTGTTGCCGATGCCCGCGCCCAGTGGCGGCCGGCACCACAGGCTCAGCATGCTCCTTCTGCTCCGGTTTCTTCAAATCGTCCGGCCGGGCGTCAGGCGGAGGAGACACCTCCCGCACCTGTTCGTCGCCGCGAAGAGGCAAAACCCGCGGCGGAGCCCCGAAGAACCGGCGATGAGTGGGCCGATTTCGTTGCCCTTGTCAGGGGCGAGAAGCCCCGTCTCGGATCGATGCTCGAACAGGGAAGTCCGCTTGCGGTGTCGGCAGCACGGCTGGAGATCGGTTTTCCCGAAGGGTCCTTCGCCCTTGCGAGCCTCAGGGACAATGATTCCAGGGAGGCCTTGAAGGGGTTGGCCTGTCGTTTTTTCAAGGGAGAGCCGGAACTAGTTTTCCGTACCATCGCCCCCGGCACTGATGAGGCCCCTCCCAATCTCCTGGAAAAAAAAAGAGTTGAGAACGAACGCCGCCAGTCCGATCTGAATCAGGTCGCCATTTCTCATCCTGCGGTCACCGAGGCCTTGGATGTTTTTGGCGGTACCGTTGCAGATGTTGTCTCCCTGGAGCGCAAAGAATAA